A genomic window from Hirundo rustica isolate bHirRus1 chromosome 14, bHirRus1.pri.v3, whole genome shotgun sequence includes:
- the LOC120759158 gene encoding protocadherin beta-15-like: protein MAIARQVLCVCAFLSLPHAGAEPIRYSVAEEAESGSLVGKLAEDAGLTPAQLSARRARLVSDDGRQHFRLDRASGRLVVAGRLDREELCGQAASCMLPFELLLAEPLQFFRVEVALEDINDHSPLFPEERVSFDIVERSDPGSRFPLEVARDLDIGSNTVQAYSISPENEYFSVSYGTRLTGKKYLELVLEKPLDREEQAEMSFSVIAEDGGSPSRSGTTQIKIIILDVNDNAPVFSEEVYIGQVLENMPEGSVVLTVLATDQDAGVNGDISYQLSQAVGQGDSAFVIDPKTGEIKLTKPLDYEAAATHELSVRARDGGGLSAICKVLVEVVDVNDNAPELVVSSFSSPLPENTVPGTVVALFSVRDRDSGANGKISCALEDQLLFSLRPAYKNYYELVTVSALDREETAQYVLSVTAADAGSPPLTTTQTFTVDVSDVNDNAPVFSQTSYTMYVRENNVPTVFVGAVSAADADVGLNAKVTYSLAPAQAAERPRCSCISVNSENGHVFVLRPLDYEHLRQTEVTVVASDAGSPPLRANVTVRLVVLDENDNAPLVLYPGQESGAASSELVPVSAEAGYLITKVVAVDADSGQNSWLSYHLLRATEPGLFTVAVQSGEVRLRRPVTDRDSVKQKLVVLVRDNGQPPLSATAALSALLLKDFSDVRLPHSSAATEEQDGSLTTYLIISLVFVSLLFLISAAVFVARKVCRRKELQAGHVLYGADNLQSGLADAAAAGTLPRAYCYEISLTTGSGNSEFKFLKPILPSLPPQHCATGQGPEEGQDFPCVPVSTEDMAPDNPGTLSARQFNALSFD from the coding sequence atGGCGATCGCAAGGCAAGTGCTTTGTGTCTGTGCTTTCCTCTCGCTGCCGCACGCTGGCGCCGAGCCCATCCGCTACTCCGTAGCCGAGGAGGCGGAAAGCGGCTCCCTGGTCGGCAAGCTGGCCGAGGACGCGGGGCTGACGCCGGCGCAGCTCTCGGCTCGCCGCGCCCGCCTGGTGTCGGACGACGGCCGGCAGCATTTTCGCTTAGACCGCGCCTCCGGCCGCCTCGTCGTGGCGGGGAGGCTGGACCGGGAGGAGCTGTGCGGCCAGGCCGCCAGCTGCATGCTCCCCTTCGAGCTGCTGCTCGCCGAGCCGCTGCAGTTCTTCCGGGTCGAGGTGGCTCTGGAGGATATCAATGACCATTCACCTCTTTTCCCCGAGGAACGGGTCAGTTTTGACATCGTGGAAAGGAGCGACCCGGGTTCTCGATTCCCGCTGGAGGTCGCTCGGGACCTCGATATTGGCAGCAACACAGTCCAGGCATACAGCATCTCTCCTGAGAACGAGTATTTCAGTGTCTCCTATGGGACTCGGCTTACAGGCAAGAAGTATCTAGAACTGGTCTTGGAAAAACCTTTAGacagagaggagcaggcagagatgaGTTTCAGTGTTATTGCAGAAGATGGGGGCTCTCCTTCCAGGAGTGGCaccacacaaataaaaattatcattcTAGATGTAAATGACAATGCTCCAGTCTTCTCAGAGGAGGTGTACATTGGACAGGTTTTGGAGAACATGCCAGAAGGTTCTGTGGTTCTGACTGTGCTGGCCACTGATCAGGATGCAGGAGTTAATGGGGACATTTCCTATCAACTGAGCCAAGCAGTGGGACAGGGTGACTCAGCATTTGTGATTGATCCCAAAACTGGTGAAATTAAACTCACAAAACCTCTGGACTACGAGGCAGCAGCAACTCATGAGCTCAGTGTGCGGGCCAGAGATGGAGGGGGCCTTTCAGCAATCTGCAAGGTGTTGGTGGAGGTGGTGGATGTGAATGACAATGCCCCAGAGCTGGTGGTCAGTTCCTTCAGCAGTCCCCTCCCCGAGAACACAGTGCCCGGCACAGTGGTTGCCCTGTTCTCGGTCAGGGACCGGGATTCTGGTGCCAACGGGAAGATCTCGTGTGCCCTGGAGGATCagctcctcttctccctgcgGCCAGCCTATAAGAATTACTACGAGCTGGTGACAGTGAGCGCGCTGGACCGCGAGGAGACGGCTCAGTACGTGCTGAGTGTCACAGCAGCAGATGCGGGGTCGCCTCCTCTCACGACCACGCAGACCTTCACCGTGGACGTCTCGGACGTCAACGACAACGCGCCCGTCTTCAGCCAGACGTCCTACACCATGTACGTGCGTGAGAACAACGTCCCCACGGTGTTTGTTGGAGCGGTCAGTGCTGCGGACGCTGACGTGGGGCTCAATGCCAAGGTGACCTATTCCCTGGCCCCGGCGCAGGCGGCAGAGCGGCCCCGGTGCTCCTGCATCTCGGTGAACTCTGAGAACGGACACGTGTTTGTGCTGCGGCCCCTGGACTACGAGCACTTGCGGCAGACCGAGGTGACGGTCGTGGCCTCTGACGCGGGCTCTCCTCCGCTCAGAGCCAACGTCACCGTGCGCCTCGTCGTGCTGGACGAGAATGACAACGCGCCGCTGGTGCTGTACCCAGGCCAGGAGAGCGGCGCGGCGTCCAGCGAGCTGGTGCCCGTGTCGGCTGAGGCGGGCTACCTCATCACCAAAGTGGTGGCCGTCGACGCCGACTCCGGCCAGAACTCCTGGCTCTCCTACCACCTGCTGAGGGCCACCGAGCCCGGGCTGTTCACCGTGGCTGTCCAAAGCGGGGAGGTGCGTCTCAGGAGGCCggtgacagacagggacagCGTGAAGCAGAAGCTCGTTGTCCTGGTCCGAGACAACGGCCAGCCCCCGCTGTCAGCCACCGCAGCTCTGAGCGCGCTGCTGCTCAAGGACTTCTCAGACGTGCGCCTCCCGCACAGCAGCGCGGCCACGGAGGAGCAGGACGGCTCCCTGACCACCTACTTAATCATCTCCCTGGTCTTTGTCtcactcctcttcctcatctccGCCGCCGTCTTTGTGGCTCGCAAGGTGTGCAGGAGAAAGGAGCTGCAGGCCGGCCATGTGCTTTATGGTGCCGACAACTTGCAGAGCGGCCTGGCCGATGCAGCCGCTGCAGGGACCCTGCCCCGCGCCTACTGCTACGAGATCAGCCTCACAACGGGCTCGGGCAACAGCGAGTTCAAATTCCTCAAGCCCAtcctccccagcctgccaccACAGCACTGTGCCACGGGCCAGGGCCCCGAGGAGGGACAGGAtttcccctgtgtccctgtcagCACAGAGGACATGGCACCAGACAATCCTGGGACTCTCTCTGCACGACAGTTCAACGCTCTTTCCTTCGACTAG
- the LOC120759160 gene encoding protocadherin beta-15-like has translation MAIARQVLCVCAFLSLPHAGAEPIRYSVAEEAESGSLVGKLAEDAGLTPAQLSARRARLVSDDGRQHFRLDRASGRLVVAGRLDREELCGQAPSCMLPFELLLAEPLQFFRVEVALEDINDHSPVFPEERVRFDIPESSEPGSRFLVEGARDLDIGSNSIQAYSISPENEYFSVSYASQSADDKYVELVLEKALDREEQAEMSFSVIAEDGGSPPRRGTIQVHVIILDANDNAPVFTKERYVGKVLENMPEGSVVLTVLATDQDAGVNGDISYQLSQAVGQSDSAFVIDPITGEIKLTKSLDYEAAETHDLRVMARDGGGLSAICKVLVEVVDVNDNAPELVVSSFSSPLPENTVPGTVVALFSVRDRDSGANGKISCALEDQLLFSLRPAYKNYYELVTVSALDREETAQYVLSVTAADAGSPPLTTTQTFTVDVSDVNDNAPVFNQTSYTMYVRENNVPTVFVGAVSAADADVGLNAKVTYSLAPAQAAERPRCSCISVNSENGHVFVLRPLDYEHLRQTEVTVVASDAGSPPLRANVTVRLVVLDENDNAPLVLYPGQESGAASSELVPVSAEAGYLITKVVAVDADSGQNSWLSYHLLRATEPGLFTVAAQSGEVRLRRPVTDRDSVKQKLVVLVRDNGQPPLSATAALSALLLKDFSDVRLPHSSAATEEQDGSLTTYLIISLVFVSLLFLISAAVFVARKVCRRKELQAGHVLYGADNLQSGLADAAAAGTLPRAYCYEISLTTGSGNSEFKFLKPILPSLPPQHCATGQGPEEGQDFPCVPVSTEDMAPDNPGTLSARQFNALSFD, from the coding sequence atGGCGATCGCAAGGCAAGTGCTTTGTGTCTGTGCTTTCCTCTCGCTGCCGCACGCTGGCGCCGAGCCCATCCGCTACTCCGTAGCCGAGGAGGCGGAAAGCGGCTCCCTGGTCGGCAAGCTGGCCGAGGACGCGGGGCTGACGCCGGCGCAGCTCTCGGCTCGCCGCGCCCGCCTGGTGTCGGACGACGGCCGGCAGCATTTTCGCTTAGACCGCGCCTCCGGCCGCCTCGTCGTGGCGGGGAGGCTGGACCGGGAGGAGCTGTGCGGCCAGGCCCCCAGCTGCATGCTCCCCTTCGAGCTGCTGCTCGCCGAGCCGCTGCAGTTCTTCCGGGTCGAGGTGGCTCTGGAGGACATCAATGACCACTCACCTGTTTTCCCCGAGGAACGAGTCCGTTTTGACATCCCGGAAAGCAGCGAGCCGGGTTCGCGTTTCCTGGTGGAAGGGGCTCGGGACCTCGATATTGGCAGTAACAGCATCCAGGCATACAGCATCTCTCCTGAGAACGAGTATTTCAGTGTCTCCTATGCGTCTCAGAGTGCGGATGACAAATATGTTGAACTGGTTTTGGAAAAGGCACTAGacagggaggagcaggcagagatgaGTTTCAGTGTTATTGCTGAAGATGGGGGTTCTCCTCCCAGGCGTGGAACCATACAAGTCCACGTTATAATTCTAGATGCAAACGACAATGCTCCTGTCTTCACAAAAGAGCGTTACGTTGGGAAGGTTCTGGAGAACATGCCAGAAGGTTCTGTGGTTCTGACTGTGCTGGCAACTGATCAGGATGCAGGAGTTAATGGGGACATTTCCTATCAACTGAGCCAAGCAGTGGGACAGAGTGACTCAGCATTTGTGATTGATCCCATAACTGGAGAAATTAAACTCACAAAATCTCTGGACTATGAGGCAGCAGAGACTCATGATCTCCGTGTGATGGCCAGAGATGGAGGGGGCCTTTCAGCAATCTGCAAGGTGTTGGTGGAGGTGGTGGATGTGAATGACAATGCCCCAGAGCTGGTGGTCAGTTCCTTCAGCAGTCCCCTCCCCGAGAACACAGTGCCCGGCACAGTGGTTGCCCTGTTCTCGGTCAGGGACCGGGATTCTGGTGCCAACGGGAAGATCTCGTGTGCCCTGGAGGATCagctcctcttctccctgcgGCCAGCCTATAAGAATTACTACGAGCTGGTGACAGTGAGCGCGCTGGACCGCGAGGAGACGGCTCAGTACGTGCTGAGTGTCACAGCAGCAGATGCGGGGTCGCCTCCTCTCACGACCACGCAGACCTTCACCGTGGACGTCTCGGACGTCAATGACAACGCGCCCGTCTTCAACCAGACGTCCTACACCATGTACGTGCGTGAGAACAACGTCCCCACGGTGTTTGTTGGAGCGGTCAGTGCTGCAGACGCTGACGTGGGGCTCAATGCCAAGGTGACCTATTCCCTGGCCCCAGCGCAGGCGGCAGAGCGGCCCCGGTGCTCCTGCATCTCGGTGAACTCTGAGAACGGACACGTGTTTGTGCTGCGGCCCCTGGACTACGAGCACTTGCGGCAGACCGAGGTGACGGTCGTGGCCTCTGACGCGGGCTCTCCTCCGCTCAGAGCCAACGTCACCGTGCGCCTCGTCGTGCTGGACGAGAATGACAACGCGCCGCTGGTGCTGTACCCAGGCCAGGAGAGCGGCGCGGCGTCCAGCGAGCTGGTGCCCGTGTCGGCTGAGGCGGGCTACCTCATCACCAAAGTGGTGGCCGTCGACGCCGACTCCGGCCAGAACTCCTGGCTCTCCTACCACCTGCTGAGGGCCACCGAGCCCGGGCTGTTCACCGTGGCTGCCCAAAGCGGGGAGGTGCGTCTCAGGAGGCCggtgacagacagggacagCGTCAAGCAGAAGCTCGTTGTCCTGGTCCGAGACAACGGCCAGCCCCCGCTGTCAGCCACCGCAGCTCTGAGCGCGCTGCTGCTCAAGGACTTCTCAGACGTGCGCCTCCCGCACAGCAGCGCGGCCACGGAGGAGCAGGACGGCTCCCTGACCACCTACTTAATCATCTCCCTGGTCTTTGTCtcactcctcttcctcatctccGCCGCGGTCTTTGTGGCTCGCAAGGTGTGCAGGAGAAAGGAGCTGCAGGCCGGCCATGTGCTGTATGGTGCCGACAACTTGCAGAGCGGCCTGGCCGATGCAGCCGCTGCAGGGACCCTGCCCCGCGCCTACTGCTACGAGATCAGCCTCACAACGGGCTCGGGCAACAGCGAGTTCAAATTCCTCAAGCCCAtcctccccagcctgccaccACAGCACTGTGCCACGGGCCAGGGCCCTGAGGAGGGACAGGAtttcccctgtgtccctgtcagCACAGAGGACATGGCACCAGACAATCCTGGGACTCTCTCTGCGCGACAGTTCAACGCTCTTTCCTTCGACTAG
- the LOC120759159 gene encoding protocadherin beta-4-like: protein MAIARQVLCVCAFLSLPHAGAEPIRYSVAEEAESGSLVGKLAEDAGLTPAQLSARRARLVSDDGRQHFRLDRASGRLVVAGRLDREELCGQAASCMLPFELLLAEPLQFFRVEVALEDINDHSPLFRDDRVSLKIPETSEPGSRFPLEVAHDLDIGRNGIQAYSISPENEYFSISYESHSEDDTSLELVLEKSLDREEQAEMSFSVIAEDGGSPPRSGTTQVKIVILDVNDNAPVFTKERYIGQVLENMPEGSLVLTVLATDQDAGANGDISYQLSQAVGQSDSAFVIDPKTGEIKLTKPLDFEDSEHHELRVRATDGGGLSAICKVLVQVVDVNDNAPELVVSSFSSPLPENTVPGTVVALFSVRDRDSGANGKISCALEDQLLFSLRPAYKNYYELVTVSALDREETAQYVLSVTAADAGSPPLTTTQTFTVDVSDVNDNAPVFNQTSYTMYVRENNVPTVFVGAVSAADADVGLNAKVTYSLAPAQAAERPRCSCISVNSENGHVFVLRPLDYEHLRQTEVTVVASDAGSPPLRANVTVRLVVLDENDNAPLVLYPGQESGAASSELVPVSAEAGYLITKVVAVDADSGQNSWLSYHLLRATEPGLFTVAVQSGEVRLRRPVTDRDSVKQKLVVLVRDNGQPPLSATAALSALLLKDFSDVRLPHSSAATEEQDGSLTTYLIISLVFVSLLFLISAAVFVARKVCRRKELQAGHVLYGADNLQSGLADAAAAGTLPRAYCYEISLTTGSGNSEFKFLKPILPSLPPQHCATGQGPEEGQDFPCVPVSTEDMAPDNPGTLSARQFNALSFD from the coding sequence atGGCGATCGCAAGGCAAGTGCTTTGTGTCTGTGCTTTCCTCTCGCTGCCGCACGCTGGCGCCGAGCCCATCCGCTACTCCGTAGCCGAGGAGGCGGAAAGCGGCTCCCTGGTCGGCAAGCTGGCCGAGGACGCGGGGCTGACGCCGGCGCAGCTCTCGGCTCGCCGCGCCCGCCTGGTGTCGGACGACGGCCGGCAGCATTTTCGCTTAGACCGCGCCTCCGGCCGCCTCGTCGTGGCGGGGAGGCTGGACCGGGAGGAGCTGTGCGGCCAGGCCGCCAGCTGCATGCTCCCCTTCGAGCTGCTGCTCGCCGAGCCGCTGCAGTTCTTCCGGGTCGAGGTGGCTCTGGAGGACATCAATGACCATTCACCTCTTTTCCGAGATGACCGTGTCAGTTTAAAAATCCCTGAAACCAGTGAGCCGGGTTCGCGTTTCCCGCTGGAAGTGGCTCATGATCTCGATATTGGCCGCAATGGCATCCAGGCATACAGCATCTCTCCCGAGAATGAGTATTTCAGTATCTCCTATGAAAGTCACAGTGAGGATGACACATCTCTTGAACTGGTCTTGGAAAAGTCACTAGacagagaggagcaggcagagatgaGTTTCAGTGTTATTGCTGAAGATGGAGGCTCTCCTCCCAGGAGTGGCACCACACAAGTAAAAATTGTCATTCTAGATGTAAATGACAATGCTCCTGTATTCACAAAAGAGCGTTATATTGGACAGGTTTTGGAGAACATGCCAGAAGGCTCTCTGGTTCTGACTGTGCTGGCCACTGATCAGGATGCAGGAGCTAATGGGGACATTTCCTATCAACTCAGCCAAGCAGTGGGACAGAGTGACTCAGCATTTGTGATTGATCCCAAAACTGGTGAAATTAAACTCACAAAACCTCTGGACTTTGAGGATTCAGAGCATCATGAACTTCGTGTGAGAGCCACAGATGGTGGGGGCCTTTCAGCAATCTGCAAGGTGTTGGTGCAGGTGGTGGATGTGAATGACAATGCCCCAGAGCTGGTGGTCAGTTCCTTCAGCAGTCCCCTCCCCGAGAACACAGTGCCCGGCACAGTGGTTGCCCTGTTCTCGGTCAGGGACCGGGATTCTGGTGCCAACGGGAAGATCTCGTGTGCCCTGGAGGATCagctcctcttctccctgcgGCCAGCCTATAAGAATTACTACGAGCTGGTGACAGTGAGCGCGCTGGACCGCGAGGAGACGGCTCAGTACGTGCTGAGTGTCACAGCAGCAGATGCGGGGTCGCCTCCTCTCACGACCACGCAGACCTTCACCGTGGACGTCTCGGATGTCAACGACAACGCGCCCGTCTTCAACCAGACGTCCTACACCATGTACGTGCGTGAGAACAACGTCCCCACGGTGTTTGTTGGAGCGGTCAGTGCTGCAGACGCTGACGTGGGGCTCAATGCCAAGGTGACCTATTCCCTGGCCCCAGCGCAGGCGGCAGAGCGGCCCCGGTGCTCCTGCATCTCGGTGAACTCTGAGAACGGACACGTGTTTGTGCTGCGGCCCCTGGACTACGAGCACTTGCGGCAGACCGAGGTGACGGTCGTGGCCTCTGACGCGGGCTCTCCTCCGCTCAGAGCCAACGTCACCGTGCGCCTCGTCGTGCTGGACGAGAATGACAACGCGCCGCTGGTGCTGTACCCAGGCCAGGAGAGCGGCGCGGCGTCCAGCGAGCTGGTGCCCGTGTCGGCTGAGGCGGGCTACCTCATCACCAAAGTGGTGGCCGTCGACGCCGACTCCGGCCAGAACTCCTGGCTCTCCTACCACCTGCTGAGGGCCACCGAGCCCGGGCTGTTCACCGTGGCTGTCCAAAGCGGGGAGGTGCGTCTCAGGAGGCCggtgacagacagggacagCGTCAAGCAGAAGCTCGTTGTCCTGGTCCGAGACAACGGCCAGCCCCCGCTGTCAGCCACCGCAGCTCTGAGCGCGCTGCTGCTCAAGGACTTCTCAGACGTGCGCCTCCCGCACAGCAGCGCGGCCACGGAGGAGCAGGACGGCTCCCTGACCACCTACTTAATCATCTCCCTGGTCTTTGTCtcactcctcttcctcatctccGCCGCGGTCTTTGTGGCTCGCAAGGTGTGCAGGAGAAAGGAGCTGCAGGCCGGCCATGTGCTTTATGGTGCCGACAACTTGCAGAGCGGCCTGGCCGATGCAGCCGCTGCAGGGACCCTGCCCCGCGCCTACTGCTACGAGATCAGCCTCACAACGGGCTCGGGCAACAGCGAGTTCAAATTCCTCAAGCCCAtcctccccagcctgccaccACAGCACTGTGCCACGGGCCAGGGCCCCGAGGAGGGACAGGAtttcccctgtgtccctgtcagCACAGAGGACATGGCACCAGACAATCCTGGGACTCTCTCTGCGCGACAGTTCAACGCTCTTTCCTTCGACTAG